One Thermus antranikianii DSM 12462 DNA segment encodes these proteins:
- the nfo gene encoding endonuclease IV produces MVRYGFHLSIAGKKGVAGAVEEAQALGLSAFQIFAKSPRSWKTRALSPSEVETFRALREMAGEPPGVIHASYLVNLGAEGELWEKSVMSLADDLEKARLLGLEYVVVHPGSGDPKRVKEGLLKALHLAGVRERPTLLVENTAGGGEKVGARFEELAWLIEDTPLGVCLDTCHAYAAGYDVKGDPKGVLSELNRLVGLERVPVVHLNDSVGGLASRIDHHAHLLQGQIGEGLKGVLLDPRLRERVFILETPRSPEEDAWNLRILRTWLEEASP; encoded by the coding sequence ATGGTGCGCTACGGCTTCCACCTCTCCATCGCCGGAAAAAAGGGGGTGGCCGGGGCCGTGGAGGAAGCCCAGGCCCTGGGCCTTTCCGCCTTCCAGATCTTCGCCAAAAGCCCGAGAAGCTGGAAAACCCGAGCCCTCTCCCCAAGCGAGGTGGAGACGTTTCGCGCCCTGCGGGAGATGGCCGGGGAGCCTCCCGGGGTTATCCATGCCTCCTACCTGGTAAACCTGGGAGCGGAAGGGGAGCTTTGGGAAAAGAGCGTGATGAGCCTGGCGGACGACCTGGAGAAAGCCCGCCTACTGGGCCTGGAGTACGTGGTGGTCCATCCGGGCTCTGGAGACCCCAAGCGGGTCAAGGAAGGCCTCCTGAAGGCCCTGCACCTGGCCGGGGTCAGGGAGCGCCCCACCCTCCTGGTGGAGAACACCGCCGGCGGCGGGGAAAAGGTGGGGGCTCGCTTTGAGGAGTTGGCCTGGCTCATAGAGGACACGCCCTTGGGGGTCTGCCTGGACACCTGCCACGCCTATGCCGCCGGGTACGACGTGAAAGGGGATCCAAAGGGAGTTTTGAGCGAGCTTAACCGCCTCGTGGGGCTCGAGCGGGTACCTGTGGTCCACCTGAACGACTCCGTGGGGGGCTTGGCTAGCCGCATCGACCACCACGCCCACCTCCTCCAGGGCCAGATCGGGGAAGGGCTTAAGGGCGTGCTCCTCGACCCCCGGCTAAGGGAGCGGGTCTTCATCTTGGAAACCCCAAGGAGCCCGGAGGAGGACGCCTGGAACCTGAGGATCCTGCGCACTTGGCTAGAGGAAGCCTCCCCCTAG
- a CDS encoding septal ring lytic transglycosylase RlpA family protein encodes MRALILALLLSSALAQTYTVKKGDTLFRIAKAHGMSVRELKELNGLTSDLIHPGQVLRLTGKEPLAKTRFLQEGLAVWYGPGFHGRRTASGERYDMYALTAAHPSLPFGTRVRVTNLKNGKSVVVRINDRGPFGGRYIIDLSYAAAKAIGALSATRVRVEVVKEE; translated from the coding sequence GTGCGCGCCCTTATTCTAGCCCTCCTCCTCTCCAGCGCCCTGGCCCAGACCTACACGGTAAAGAAGGGGGATACCCTCTTCCGCATCGCCAAAGCCCACGGTATGAGCGTGAGGGAACTGAAGGAGCTCAACGGCCTCACCTCGGACCTGATCCATCCCGGCCAGGTCCTGAGGCTTACGGGAAAGGAGCCCCTAGCCAAAACCCGCTTCCTCCAGGAGGGGCTTGCGGTCTGGTACGGCCCCGGCTTCCACGGCAGGCGTACGGCCAGCGGGGAACGCTACGACATGTACGCCCTCACCGCCGCCCATCCCTCCCTGCCCTTCGGCACCCGGGTGCGGGTCACCAACCTGAAAAACGGCAAAAGCGTGGTGGTGCGCATCAACGACCGGGGGCCCTTTGGGGGAAGGTACATCATCGACCTCTCCTACGCCGCTGCCAAGGCCATTGGAGCCCTTTCCGCTACCCGGGTACGGGTGGAGGTTGTGAAGGAGGAGTAG
- a CDS encoding M24 family metallopeptidase, which translates to MDPKTLLEPLGLDALYVTRPENVRYLSGFPHPEDAQVLVTHEGAFLLTDPRYPEAEQESRIPARVLKREEKEEVFKGLKGRVGFEAEHLPYAALERLRELAPAEWVPTKGVIERLRLKKTPEEVERIRKAQALAEEALAHALTLLKPGVLERDVALEIEFFLKRRGAEVAFPPIVASGVRGALPHARASEKALEAGELVTLDLGARVEGYHSDMTRTVALGRVDGELKRAFEATLAALERVLEVLGPGKSTKEVDALAREELKRFDLDRYFVHSLGHGVGLAVHEGPGLSPYTEETLEAGMVVTVEPGVYLPGIGGVRIEELVLIRDTGIELLSRFPRGWQEV; encoded by the coding sequence CTGGATCCGAAGACCCTCCTCGAGCCCCTAGGGCTGGACGCCCTTTACGTGACCCGTCCCGAGAACGTGCGCTACCTATCGGGCTTTCCTCACCCCGAAGACGCCCAGGTCCTCGTTACCCACGAAGGAGCCTTCCTCCTCACGGATCCCCGCTACCCCGAGGCGGAGCAGGAAAGCCGCATCCCCGCCAGGGTGCTGAAGCGGGAGGAAAAAGAGGAGGTCTTCAAGGGCTTGAAGGGCCGGGTGGGCTTTGAGGCGGAACACCTCCCCTACGCCGCCCTGGAACGCCTGCGGGAGCTTGCCCCCGCGGAGTGGGTGCCCACCAAGGGGGTTATCGAGCGGCTCCGGCTCAAAAAGACACCGGAGGAAGTGGAAAGGATCCGCAAGGCCCAGGCCCTGGCGGAGGAAGCCCTGGCCCACGCCCTTACCCTGCTCAAGCCAGGGGTTTTGGAACGGGATGTCGCCTTGGAAATAGAGTTCTTCCTGAAACGGCGGGGGGCCGAGGTGGCCTTCCCCCCCATCGTGGCCTCGGGGGTGCGGGGAGCCTTGCCCCACGCCAGGGCCTCGGAAAAAGCCCTCGAGGCGGGAGAGCTCGTTACCCTGGACCTGGGGGCCAGGGTGGAGGGGTACCATTCGGACATGACCCGCACCGTGGCCTTGGGAAGGGTGGACGGGGAACTCAAGCGGGCCTTTGAGGCCACCCTGGCCGCCTTGGAACGGGTTCTAGAAGTTCTGGGCCCAGGGAAGAGCACCAAGGAGGTGGACGCCCTGGCCCGGGAGGAGCTTAAGCGCTTTGACCTGGACCGCTACTTCGTCCACTCCCTGGGGCACGGGGTGGGGCTCGCGGTGCACGAGGGGCCGGGGCTTTCCCCCTACACGGAGGAAACCCTCGAGGCGGGCATGGTGGTCACCGTGGAACCCGGGGTCTACCTGCCGGGTATAGGCGGGGTGCGGATTGAGGAGCTCGTCCTCATCCGGGACACAGGGATTGAGCTCCTCTCCCGCTTCCCCCGGGGCTGGCAGGAGGTTTAG
- a CDS encoding Uma2 family endonuclease, with amino-acid sequence MGQPARKALSLEAYLQLEEKSPIRHHLVEGTLWAMAGAGRAHNQILTRLLLKVGPKALEEGCETYAVDRRLKVSEDTVFYPDLMVVCTPSPSLYEEAPCLLVEILSESTEDLDRGKKLWHYLRLPSLRAYLLVDSRRVSLEAYLREGNQWTYLRLGPGEKLPLPCPTLELAVDDLYRGVNLEEG; translated from the coding sequence ATGGGCCAGCCCGCCCGAAAGGCCCTCAGCCTCGAGGCCTACCTCCAGCTGGAGGAGAAAAGCCCCATCCGCCATCACCTGGTGGAGGGAACCCTTTGGGCCATGGCGGGGGCAGGGCGGGCCCATAACCAGATCCTGACCCGGCTTCTCCTAAAGGTGGGCCCCAAAGCCTTGGAGGAAGGATGTGAGACCTATGCGGTGGACCGCAGGCTGAAGGTTTCGGAGGATACCGTCTTCTACCCCGACCTCATGGTGGTGTGTACCCCTTCCCCTTCCCTATACGAGGAAGCCCCCTGCCTCTTGGTGGAAATTCTCTCGGAAAGCACGGAGGACCTGGACCGGGGGAAAAAGCTGTGGCACTACCTCCGGCTGCCCTCGCTCCGGGCGTACCTCCTGGTGGATAGCCGCCGGGTAAGCCTCGAGGCCTACCTGCGGGAGGGAAACCAGTGGACCTACCTCCGCCTGGGGCCGGGGGAGAAGCTTCCTCTCCCCTGCCCCACCCTGGAGTTGGCCGTGGACGACCTCTACCGGGGCGTGAACCTAGAAGAGGGTTAA
- the ileS gene encoding isoleucine--tRNA ligase, with translation MFKEVGEPNFPRLEEEVLEFWKRERIFEKSVENRKGRPRYTVYEGPPTANGMPHVGHAQARSYKDLFPRYKTMRGFYVPRRAGWDTHGLPVELEVEKKLGLKSKREIEAYGIERFNQACRESVFTYEKEWEAFTERIAYWVDLKNAYATLDPTYVESIWWSLKNLFDRGLLYRDHKVVPYCPRCGTPLSSHELSLGYKEITDPSVYVRLPLKEPGRVGLEKASLLIWTTTPWTLPGNVAAAVHPEYTYGAFAVGEEAVILEETLGRRLLGEETPILRTFSGKELEGLAYDPPYPQALEKGYFVVLAEYVSREDGTGIVHQAPAFGAEDLDTARAYGLPLLKTVDEDGRLLVEPFKGLFFREANRTILKDLRSRGLLFKEESYLHSYPHCWRCSTPLMYYATETWFIKNTLFKEELIRKNQEINWVPPHIKEGRYGEWLRNLVDWALSRNRYWGTPLPIWVCGSCGKEEAIGSFQELKERAIQPLPEPFDPHRPYVDEVELRCTCGGTMRRVPYVIDVWYDSGAMPFASLHYPFENGEEFKEAFPADFIAEGIDQTRGWFNSLHQLGVMLFGSIAFKNVICHGLILDEKGQKMSKSKGNVVDPWDIIREFGADALRWYIYISAPPEADRRFGPNLVRETVRDYFLTLWNVYSFFVTYANLDRPDLKNPPPVEKRPELDRWLLARLQDLIQRVTEALEAYDPTSSSRALRDFVVEDLSQWYVRRGRRRYWKNEDPLDRESAYATLYQALVTISQLSAPFTPFLAEVLWQNLVRSVNPEAPLSVHLSDWPEVDPRLVDEELVAKMRAVLKVVDLARSARARSGIKTRIPLPLLLITAPTALEREGLRHFASEIAEELNVKEVRVLEPGEEVLRYRVLPNLKLLGKKYGKLLPRIREALEKEASRVAGLVLKGERVPLRLEDQEVVLEPEEVLLEAQAPEGYQALEKEGYVAALEVRVTEELRLEGLARDLIRHLQQTRKEMGLKVSDRIRVGYEAEGAYLEALKRHGSWIAEEVLALEFAEGLFPGHTTLLEDEEGRVRFSLAKLE, from the coding sequence ATGTTCAAGGAGGTCGGTGAACCCAACTTTCCCAGGCTGGAAGAGGAGGTTCTGGAGTTTTGGAAGCGGGAGAGGATTTTTGAGAAGAGCGTGGAAAACCGTAAAGGGAGGCCCCGTTACACCGTCTACGAGGGACCCCCCACCGCCAACGGTATGCCCCACGTGGGCCATGCGCAAGCCCGAAGCTACAAGGACCTTTTCCCTCGCTACAAGACCATGCGAGGCTTCTACGTGCCCCGCCGGGCCGGCTGGGACACCCACGGCCTCCCGGTAGAACTGGAGGTGGAGAAGAAGCTGGGGCTAAAGAGCAAACGGGAGATCGAAGCCTACGGCATCGAGCGCTTCAACCAGGCCTGCCGGGAGTCGGTTTTTACGTACGAGAAGGAGTGGGAAGCCTTCACCGAACGCATCGCCTACTGGGTGGATCTCAAAAACGCCTACGCCACCCTGGATCCCACCTATGTGGAAAGCATCTGGTGGAGCCTGAAGAACCTCTTCGACCGGGGGCTTCTCTACCGGGACCACAAGGTGGTGCCCTACTGCCCTCGCTGTGGCACGCCTCTTTCCTCCCACGAGCTCTCCCTGGGGTACAAGGAGATCACCGATCCCTCGGTCTACGTGCGCCTTCCCCTCAAGGAACCGGGAAGAGTGGGCCTGGAAAAGGCCAGCCTCCTCATCTGGACCACCACCCCCTGGACCCTGCCCGGGAACGTGGCCGCGGCGGTGCACCCCGAGTACACCTATGGGGCCTTTGCCGTGGGGGAGGAGGCGGTGATCCTCGAGGAGACCCTGGGCCGCAGGCTCCTCGGCGAGGAAACCCCCATTCTAAGGACCTTTTCCGGGAAGGAACTGGAGGGCCTGGCCTACGACCCCCCCTACCCCCAGGCCCTGGAGAAGGGGTACTTCGTGGTCCTGGCCGAGTACGTGAGCCGGGAGGACGGCACGGGCATCGTCCACCAGGCCCCCGCCTTCGGGGCCGAGGACCTGGACACGGCCAGGGCCTACGGTCTTCCCCTCCTCAAGACGGTGGACGAGGACGGGAGACTCCTGGTGGAGCCCTTTAAGGGCCTCTTCTTCCGCGAGGCCAACCGGACCATCCTGAAAGACCTCCGCTCCCGGGGGCTTCTTTTCAAGGAGGAAAGCTACCTCCACAGCTACCCCCACTGCTGGCGGTGCTCCACTCCCCTCATGTACTACGCCACGGAAACCTGGTTCATCAAAAACACCCTCTTCAAAGAGGAACTCATCCGCAAAAACCAGGAGATCAACTGGGTCCCGCCCCACATCAAGGAGGGACGTTACGGGGAGTGGCTCCGGAACCTGGTGGACTGGGCCCTAAGCCGCAACCGCTACTGGGGCACGCCCCTTCCCATCTGGGTCTGCGGCTCTTGCGGAAAGGAAGAGGCCATCGGCAGCTTCCAGGAGCTGAAGGAAAGGGCCATTCAACCCCTTCCCGAGCCTTTTGATCCTCATCGTCCCTACGTGGACGAGGTGGAACTCCGGTGCACCTGCGGGGGCACCATGCGCCGGGTTCCCTACGTGATCGACGTCTGGTACGACTCCGGAGCCATGCCCTTTGCCTCCTTGCACTACCCCTTCGAGAACGGGGAGGAGTTTAAGGAGGCCTTCCCCGCGGACTTCATCGCGGAAGGCATCGACCAGACCCGGGGCTGGTTCAACTCCCTACACCAGCTTGGGGTGATGCTCTTCGGCTCCATCGCCTTCAAAAACGTCATCTGCCATGGCCTCATCCTGGACGAAAAGGGCCAGAAGATGAGCAAGTCCAAGGGGAACGTGGTGGACCCCTGGGACATCATCCGGGAGTTTGGCGCGGATGCCCTCAGGTGGTACATCTACATCTCCGCTCCCCCGGAGGCGGACCGCCGCTTCGGGCCCAACCTGGTGCGGGAGACGGTGCGGGACTACTTCCTCACCCTCTGGAACGTGTATAGCTTCTTCGTCACCTACGCCAACCTGGACCGGCCGGACCTTAAGAACCCGCCTCCCGTGGAGAAGCGGCCCGAGCTGGACCGCTGGCTTCTTGCCCGGCTCCAGGATCTGATTCAAAGGGTGACGGAGGCCCTCGAGGCCTATGACCCCACCTCGAGCAGCCGGGCCCTGCGGGACTTCGTGGTGGAGGACCTCTCCCAGTGGTACGTGCGCCGGGGCCGCAGGCGCTACTGGAAAAACGAGGATCCCCTGGACCGGGAGTCCGCCTACGCCACCTTGTACCAGGCCCTGGTCACCATCAGCCAGCTCTCCGCCCCCTTCACCCCCTTCCTGGCCGAGGTGCTTTGGCAGAACCTGGTGCGCTCGGTAAACCCCGAGGCCCCCCTTTCCGTGCACCTTTCCGACTGGCCCGAGGTGGATCCCCGCCTGGTGGACGAGGAGCTGGTGGCCAAGATGCGGGCGGTGCTCAAGGTGGTGGACCTGGCCCGCTCCGCCCGGGCTAGAAGCGGGATCAAGACCCGCATCCCCCTTCCCCTTCTCCTCATCACCGCTCCCACCGCCCTCGAGCGGGAGGGCCTGAGGCACTTCGCCTCCGAGATCGCCGAGGAGCTCAATGTGAAGGAAGTGCGGGTCTTGGAACCAGGGGAAGAGGTGCTCCGCTACCGGGTCCTGCCCAACCTGAAGCTCCTCGGCAAGAAGTACGGCAAGCTTCTTCCCAGGATCCGCGAGGCCCTGGAAAAGGAGGCCTCGAGGGTGGCTGGCCTGGTCCTGAAGGGGGAGAGGGTGCCCCTGCGTTTGGAGGACCAGGAGGTGGTCCTGGAGCCAGAGGAAGTGCTCCTCGAGGCCCAGGCCCCCGAGGGGTACCAGGCCCTGGAAAAGGAGGGGTACGTGGCCGCCCTGGAGGTGCGGGTCACGGAGGAGCTGAGGCTTGAGGGCCTGGCCCGGGACCTGATCCGCCACCTGCAACAGACCCGCAAGGAGATGGGCCTCAAGGTTTCCGACCGCATCCGGGTGGGCTACGAGGCGGAAGGCGCCTACCTGGAAGCCCTGAAACGGCACGGCAGCTGGATCGCCGAGGAGGTCCTGGCCTTAGAGTTTGCTGAAGGCCTCTTCCCCGGCCACACCACCCTCCTGGAGGACGAGGAAGGCCGGGTGCGCTTCAGCTTGGCCAAGCTAGAATAG
- the fsa gene encoding fructose-6-phosphate aldolase codes for MELYLDTANLEEIREIAAWGVLSGVTTNPTLVAKEYAGRGARLTEEVLFTHLRTICEVVRGPVSAEVTALEAEAMVEEGRRLAGIHPNIVVKLPTTEEGLKACRRLSAEGVKVNMTLIFSTNQALLAARAGAAYVSPFLGRVDDISWDGGELLREIVEVIQVQNLPVKVIAASIRHPRHVTEAALLGADIATMPYAVFKQLLKHPLTDLGLKRFMEDWEKVKP; via the coding sequence ATGGAGCTTTACCTGGATACCGCCAACTTGGAGGAGATACGGGAGATCGCTGCCTGGGGGGTGCTCTCCGGGGTTACCACCAACCCCACTTTGGTGGCTAAGGAATATGCGGGCCGAGGAGCGAGGCTTACCGAGGAGGTTTTGTTCACTCACCTACGGACCATATGCGAGGTGGTAAGGGGGCCTGTGTCGGCGGAGGTGACCGCATTGGAGGCAGAGGCCATGGTGGAGGAGGGCCGGCGGCTTGCCGGTATCCACCCCAACATCGTGGTCAAACTGCCCACCACCGAGGAGGGTTTGAAGGCCTGCAGGCGCCTTTCCGCCGAAGGCGTAAAGGTAAACATGACCTTAATCTTTTCCACTAACCAGGCCCTTCTGGCGGCCCGGGCGGGGGCGGCCTATGTTTCCCCCTTTCTGGGTCGGGTGGACGATATTTCCTGGGATGGGGGAGAGCTTTTGCGGGAGATCGTGGAAGTAATCCAGGTCCAGAACCTGCCGGTCAAGGTCATCGCCGCCTCCATCCGCCACCCCCGCCATGTGACCGAGGCTGCCCTTTTGGGGGCGGACATCGCCACCATGCCCTATGCGGTGTTCAAGCAGCTTCTTAAGCATCCGCTGACGGACCTAGGCCTGAAACGCTTTATGGAGGACTGGGAGAAGGTCAAGCCATGA
- the rho gene encoding transcription termination factor Rho, with protein MRRKADTQQEAPLTYQELSAKILPELHLLAQEAGIENYKRMKKDQLIMALLERQTQGEGLQLVKGYLEISPDGYGFITESLYNLESRVAIVSAGLIRQYALRSGDYIVGRARPPRENERYGTLLKVEAVNDLDPEAAKNRPRFDELIPQFPDRQIKLETTPDELSTRVIDLLAPIGRGQRGLIVAPPKAGKTTLLKKIANAVLKNEPDIKVIVLLIDERPEEVTDFRESVQGAEVIASTFDEPPQNHIRVAEFVHERAKRIVEEGGHVMILLDSITRLARANNLVTPPTGRTLSGGLDSAALYFPKRFLGAARNIRGGGSLTILATALVETGSRMDDVIFEEFKGTGNMELHLSRRLEERRIFPAIDILKSGTRREELLLGEEVVHKMWLLRKVLADMDPAEAMEMLLARLGRTKNNKEFLASLAAR; from the coding sequence ATGAGGAGAAAAGCGGATACCCAACAAGAAGCACCCCTCACCTACCAGGAGCTTTCGGCCAAAATCCTTCCGGAGCTCCACTTGCTGGCCCAGGAGGCAGGGATTGAGAACTACAAGCGCATGAAGAAGGACCAGCTCATCATGGCCCTCCTAGAACGGCAGACCCAAGGGGAGGGCCTGCAGCTGGTCAAGGGTTACCTGGAGATCAGCCCGGATGGGTATGGCTTCATCACCGAGAGCCTGTACAACCTGGAGTCCAGGGTGGCCATCGTCTCTGCAGGGCTCATCCGGCAGTATGCCTTAAGGAGCGGGGACTACATCGTGGGCCGGGCGCGGCCGCCCCGGGAAAACGAGCGCTACGGCACCCTCCTCAAGGTGGAGGCGGTGAACGACCTGGATCCCGAGGCCGCCAAGAACCGGCCCCGCTTTGACGAGCTCATCCCCCAGTTTCCCGACCGGCAGATCAAGCTGGAGACCACCCCTGATGAGCTTTCCACCCGGGTGATCGACCTGCTAGCCCCCATCGGCCGGGGGCAGCGGGGGCTCATCGTGGCCCCGCCCAAGGCGGGCAAGACCACCCTCCTCAAGAAGATCGCCAATGCGGTCCTGAAGAATGAACCCGACATCAAGGTGATCGTTTTGCTCATAGACGAGCGCCCTGAGGAGGTCACGGACTTCCGGGAAAGCGTCCAGGGAGCCGAGGTCATCGCCAGCACCTTTGACGAGCCTCCCCAAAACCACATCCGGGTGGCGGAGTTCGTGCACGAGAGGGCTAAGCGCATCGTGGAGGAAGGGGGGCACGTGATGATCCTCCTGGACTCCATCACCCGCTTGGCCCGGGCCAACAACCTGGTGACCCCGCCCACGGGCCGTACCCTGTCTGGCGGTTTGGACTCCGCCGCCCTCTACTTCCCCAAGCGCTTCCTGGGAGCGGCCCGCAACATCCGGGGTGGGGGTAGCCTTACCATCCTGGCCACCGCCTTGGTGGAGACGGGAAGCCGCATGGATGACGTGATCTTTGAGGAGTTCAAGGGTACAGGGAACATGGAGCTCCACCTTTCCCGCCGCCTCGAGGAGCGCCGCATCTTCCCGGCCATAGACATCCTGAAGTCCGGGACCCGTCGGGAGGAGCTCCTCTTGGGCGAGGAGGTGGTGCACAAGATGTGGCTTCTGCGCAAGGTCCTGGCGGATATGGACCCGGCGGAGGCCATGGAGATGCTCCTTGCCCGCTTGGGGCGCACCAAGAACAACAAGGAGTTTCTGGCTTCCTTGGCTGCCCGTTAG
- a CDS encoding LysM peptidoglycan-binding domain-containing M23 family metallopeptidase has translation MRGIWWGNLCLLVSSLAFAKLPILSPLPLPENTVEVGQAARKGWVIYEVKPGDTLLGIAARYGVDPRHIMWSSNLQSDRLQVGQRLLIPLVAVEDRSPRVPPGVEVYRVRPGDTLQGVASRYGISVLDLVSANPSLESLDRLVAGSILYIPKRTKGLLVVLPEGETLVDLAARFGLSPVAVARANGVKDPLDLKPGDLVLLPGIQAKTTYQRLLAKQEAERQARLEAERRRQEELRRLAEERRRQQALAQQRAREARRAQAQQPQVRRVSYQEGAMRWPLSDFRITTYFGQRGAFQRFHTGIDLAAPYGTPIVAAKAGQVEVAGWSSVGYGFHVVLDHGGGVQTLYAHMSRVAVRAGQWVEAGQVIGYVGSTGWSTGPHLHFEVRVGGVARNPLAYLP, from the coding sequence TTGCGGGGAATATGGTGGGGAAATTTATGTCTATTGGTTTCCTCTTTGGCCTTCGCCAAGCTCCCTATTCTTAGCCCCCTTCCCCTTCCCGAGAACACGGTGGAGGTGGGCCAGGCGGCCAGAAAGGGGTGGGTGATCTACGAGGTGAAGCCCGGGGATACCCTGCTGGGGATTGCCGCTCGTTACGGGGTAGATCCCCGGCACATCATGTGGTCCAGCAACCTGCAAAGCGACCGCTTGCAGGTGGGGCAAAGGCTTCTTATCCCCTTGGTGGCTGTGGAGGACCGCTCTCCCCGGGTACCCCCGGGGGTGGAGGTGTACCGCGTGCGCCCTGGGGATACCCTGCAGGGAGTGGCGAGCCGTTATGGTATAAGCGTCCTGGACCTGGTTTCTGCCAACCCTTCCTTAGAAAGCCTGGACCGCTTGGTGGCGGGGAGTATCCTTTACATTCCTAAAAGGACCAAGGGCTTGTTGGTGGTCTTGCCCGAGGGGGAGACCTTGGTGGACCTGGCGGCCCGTTTCGGCCTCTCCCCGGTGGCGGTGGCCCGGGCCAACGGGGTCAAGGATCCCTTGGACTTGAAGCCAGGGGACCTGGTCCTCCTGCCCGGCATTCAGGCCAAAACCACGTACCAGCGCCTTCTGGCTAAACAGGAAGCGGAGCGCCAGGCCCGCCTCGAGGCGGAGCGGCGTCGCCAGGAGGAGCTAAGGCGCCTGGCGGAGGAGCGCAGGAGGCAGCAGGCTTTGGCCCAGCAGCGCGCCCGGGAAGCGCGGCGGGCCCAGGCCCAGCAGCCCCAGGTGCGGCGGGTGAGCTACCAGGAAGGGGCCATGCGTTGGCCCCTTTCCGACTTTCGCATCACCACCTACTTCGGTCAGCGGGGAGCCTTCCAGCGCTTCCACACGGGGATCGACCTGGCTGCTCCTTACGGCACCCCCATCGTGGCGGCCAAGGCGGGCCAGGTGGAGGTGGCGGGCTGGAGCTCGGTGGGTTACGGTTTCCACGTGGTGTTGGACCACGGGGGCGGTGTACAAACCCTTTACGCGCACATGTCCCGCGTTGCCGTGCGGGCGGGGCAGTGGGTGGAAGCCGGGCAGGTGATCGGGTACGTGGGTTCCACCGGCTGGTCCACCGGGCCCCACCTGCACTTTGAGGTGCGGGTGGGGGGGGTGGCCCGCAACCCCTTGGCCTATCTGCCTTAG
- the pdxS gene encoding pyridoxal 5'-phosphate synthase lyase subunit PdxS, producing MEKGTFQIKTGFAEMFKGGVIMDVTTPEQAVIAEEAGAVAVMALERVPADIRAQGGVARMSDPKVIKEIMAAVSIPVMAKVRIGHFVEAMILEAIGVDFIDESEVLTPADEEHHIDKWKFKVPFVNGARDLGEALRRIAEGAAMIRTKGEAGTGNVVEAVRHARTMWKQIRYVQSLREDELVAYAKEIGAPLELVRWVHHHGRLPVVNFAAGGIATPADAALMMHLGMDGVFVGSGIFKSGDPKKRARAIVRAVAHYNDPEVLAEVSEDLGEPMVGINLDQLREEERLAKRGW from the coding sequence ATGGAGAAGGGTACCTTCCAAATCAAGACCGGCTTTGCCGAGATGTTCAAGGGCGGGGTGATCATGGACGTGACCACCCCCGAGCAGGCGGTGATCGCCGAGGAGGCGGGGGCGGTGGCGGTGATGGCTTTGGAAAGGGTTCCCGCCGACATCCGGGCCCAGGGGGGCGTGGCCCGCATGTCCGACCCCAAGGTCATCAAAGAGATCATGGCGGCGGTGTCCATTCCCGTGATGGCCAAGGTGCGGATCGGCCACTTTGTGGAGGCCATGATCCTCGAGGCCATCGGGGTGGACTTTATCGACGAGTCCGAGGTCCTCACCCCTGCCGACGAGGAGCACCACATCGACAAATGGAAGTTCAAGGTGCCCTTCGTTAATGGGGCTCGGGACCTGGGGGAGGCCCTAAGGCGCATCGCCGAAGGAGCGGCCATGATCCGCACCAAGGGGGAGGCGGGCACGGGCAACGTGGTGGAGGCGGTCCGCCACGCCCGCACCATGTGGAAGCAGATCCGCTACGTCCAGTCCCTCCGGGAGGACGAGCTCGTGGCCTACGCCAAGGAGATCGGGGCCCCCTTGGAGCTGGTGAGGTGGGTCCACCACCACGGCCGCCTTCCCGTGGTGAACTTCGCTGCCGGGGGCATCGCCACCCCGGCCGATGCCGCCTTGATGATGCACCTGGGGATGGATGGGGTCTTCGTGGGAAGCGGCATCTTCAAGTCCGGTGACCCCAAGAAGCGGGCCCGGGCCATCGTGCGGGCGGTGGCCCACTACAACGATCCCGAGGTGCTGGCCGAGGTTTCCGAGGACCTGGGCGAGCCCATGGTGGGCATCAACCTGGACCAGCTTAGGGAGGAGGAACGCCTAGCCAAGCGAGGCTGGTAA
- a CDS encoding ArsR/SmtB family transcription factor, translating to MARAVCGVYEIHPERVEKARAALPEEAVLGKAALLLKALADPTRMRLLLALKTAGELCVCDLALLAGVSVSAVSHQLRLLREARLVAFRREGKQVYYRLADHHVERLLEGALEHALENT from the coding sequence ATGGCGCGGGCGGTCTGTGGGGTTTACGAGATCCACCCCGAGCGGGTGGAGAAAGCCCGCGCGGCCTTGCCCGAGGAGGCGGTGCTGGGGAAAGCCGCCCTCCTCCTTAAGGCTTTGGCCGACCCTACCCGGATGCGCCTTCTTCTGGCTTTGAAGACGGCGGGGGAGCTTTGCGTGTGCGATCTAGCCCTCCTCGCTGGGGTTTCGGTTTCCGCGGTGAGCCACCAGCTCAGGCTTCTACGCGAGGCCCGGCTGGTGGCCTTTCGCCGGGAGGGGAAGCAGGTCTATTACCGCCTGGCGGACCACCACGTGGAGAGGCTGCTGGAGGGAGCCCTGGAGCACGCATTAGAGAACACTTGA